Proteins from a genomic interval of Bradyrhizobium sp. CCBAU 53340:
- a CDS encoding YdiU family protein: protein MTVHFPFQNSYSALPDSFFARVAPTPVAAPRLIKLNRPLAILLGLDPDLLETPEGAEILAGKTVPAGADPIAMAYAGHQFGHFVPQLGDGRAILLGEVIDRDGVRRDIQLKGSGPTPFSRRGDGRAALGPVLREYIVSEAMYALGIPTTRSLAAVVTGEHVIRETALPGAVLTRVASSHIRVGTFQFFAVRRDTDAIRRLADHVITRHYPDLLHAERPYHALLAAVVARQAELIARWLLVGFIHGVMNTDNSSISGETIDYGPCAFMDAYNPSQVFSSIDEMGRYAYANQPRIGLWNLTRLAECLLPLLGDEQEKAVAEAQDILGAFSEIFSNAYQAGLRKKVGLFTERDGDEALIQDLLDAMANNQADFTLTFRKLGDAAADDGADVRAQFMEPAAFDEWSGRWRARTALEPQTAAERQAAMHAVNPMFIPRNHRVEAVIQAAVNDDNYAPFEGLVKVLAKPYEDQPAYAAYADPPLPDQRVLQTFCGT from the coding sequence ATGACCGTCCATTTCCCCTTCCAGAACTCGTATTCGGCGCTGCCGGACAGTTTCTTTGCCCGCGTCGCGCCGACCCCCGTGGCCGCGCCCCGGCTGATCAAGCTGAACCGGCCACTGGCGATCCTGCTCGGGCTCGATCCGGACCTCTTGGAGACGCCGGAAGGGGCCGAGATCCTGGCCGGCAAGACGGTTCCCGCCGGCGCCGATCCCATCGCCATGGCCTATGCCGGTCACCAGTTCGGGCATTTCGTGCCCCAGCTCGGCGACGGCCGCGCCATCCTGCTTGGCGAGGTCATCGATCGCGACGGCGTCCGCCGCGACATCCAGCTCAAGGGCTCCGGCCCCACCCCGTTCTCCCGCCGCGGCGATGGCCGTGCCGCGCTCGGGCCGGTGCTGCGCGAATACATCGTCAGCGAAGCCATGTACGCACTCGGCATCCCCACCACGCGTTCGCTGGCCGCCGTCGTCACCGGCGAGCATGTAATCCGCGAGACCGCGCTGCCGGGCGCGGTGCTCACGCGCGTCGCCTCCAGCCATATCCGGGTCGGCACCTTCCAGTTCTTCGCCGTCCGCCGCGACACCGACGCGATCCGACGGCTCGCCGATCACGTCATCACCAGGCACTATCCCGACCTGCTTCACGCCGAGCGGCCCTATCACGCCCTGCTCGCCGCTGTTGTCGCGCGCCAGGCCGAACTGATCGCGCGCTGGCTGCTGGTCGGTTTCATCCATGGCGTGATGAACACCGACAACTCGTCCATCTCAGGCGAGACCATCGATTACGGCCCCTGCGCCTTCATGGATGCCTACAATCCTTCGCAGGTGTTTTCGTCGATCGACGAGATGGGCCGCTACGCCTATGCCAACCAACCGCGCATCGGCTTGTGGAATCTGACGCGCCTCGCCGAATGCCTGCTGCCGCTGCTCGGAGACGAGCAGGAAAAGGCGGTCGCGGAAGCGCAGGACATCCTCGGCGCATTCTCCGAGATCTTCAGCAACGCCTATCAGGCCGGCCTGCGCAAGAAGGTCGGCCTGTTCACCGAGCGCGACGGCGACGAGGCGCTGATCCAGGACCTGCTGGATGCCATGGCCAACAACCAGGCCGACTTCACCCTCACCTTCCGCAAGCTCGGCGACGCCGCAGCCGATGACGGCGCCGATGTGCGCGCGCAGTTCATGGAGCCCGCAGCCTTCGACGAGTGGTCCGGACGCTGGCGCGCGCGCACCGCGCTGGAGCCGCAGACCGCGGCGGAACGGCAGGCCGCGATGCACGCCGTCAATCCGATGTTCATCCCGCGCAACCACCGCGTCGAAGCCGTGATCCAGGCTGCGGTCAACGACGACAATTACGCGCCGTTCGAGGGATTGGTGAAGGTGCTGGCCAAGCCTTACGAGGACCAGCCGGCCTACGCGGCTTACGCCGATCCGCCGCTACCCGATCAGCGGGTGCTACAGACGTTCTGCGGGACGTGA
- a CDS encoding citryl-CoA lyase produces MSDETALRDAAAQWWRTSICDIAPGRIAYRGYPIQDLIGRISFPAMIWLMLRGELPSAAQERLLQAALVASVDHGPHAPSIAIAQMAVSCGLPLNGAMASAINTLDDVHGGAGEQAVELYDDVLRRSETQDIDAAAGAAIDHFTATRSKYLPGFGHRFHPVDPRAAPLLALVDAAAAEGSVGGRYAAAARAIERVMQARKGKLIPMNIDGATAVIYGELGFAPPLARGVFCLSRAVGILAHAWEQTGRKDRNKGPMPKQFAYKYEGRPRRTLDERP; encoded by the coding sequence ATGAGCGATGAAACCGCTTTACGGGACGCGGCCGCGCAATGGTGGCGGACCTCGATCTGCGATATCGCGCCGGGACGGATCGCCTATCGGGGCTATCCGATCCAGGACCTGATCGGCCGGATTTCGTTTCCGGCGATGATCTGGCTGATGCTGCGCGGGGAGCTGCCGTCGGCGGCGCAGGAGCGGTTGCTGCAGGCCGCGCTGGTTGCTTCCGTCGATCACGGCCCGCATGCGCCGTCGATCGCGATTGCCCAGATGGCGGTGAGCTGCGGCCTGCCGCTCAACGGCGCGATGGCCTCCGCCATCAACACGCTCGACGACGTCCATGGCGGCGCCGGCGAGCAGGCGGTCGAGCTCTATGACGACGTCTTGCGGCGAAGCGAAACCCAGGACATCGACGCGGCGGCGGGCGCGGCGATCGATCATTTCACCGCGACCCGCAGCAAGTATCTGCCAGGCTTCGGCCACCGGTTTCATCCGGTCGACCCGCGCGCCGCGCCGCTGCTGGCGCTGGTGGATGCGGCCGCGGCCGAGGGCAGCGTCGGCGGCCGATATGCCGCAGCAGCCCGCGCCATCGAGCGCGTGATGCAGGCGCGCAAGGGCAAGCTGATCCCGATGAACATCGACGGTGCGACCGCGGTCATCTATGGTGAGCTTGGCTTCGCGCCGCCGCTGGCGCGGGGCGTGTTCTGCCTGTCGCGCGCGGTCGGCATCCTCGCCCATGCCTGGGAGCAGACCGGACGCAAGGACCGCAACAAGGGCCCGATGCCGAAGCAGTTCGCCTATAAATACGAGGGGCGGCCGCGCCGCACGCTGGACGAACGGCCATGA
- a CDS encoding CaiB/BaiF CoA-transferase family protein, whose translation MSLPLTGIRVLDLSNVLAGPFCGYHLSRLGAEVIKIENPAGGDLARRLGADPKRAERLQGLSFVAVNAGKQSVALDLKSEAGREVFLRFVAEADVLLENFRPKVMERLGLGYEVLSRQNPRLVYCAISGFGQSGPWAKRPAYDQIVQGLSGAMSVTGDAQSAPLRTGFPISDTIAGLTAAFAISSALVDQRQTGRGRFIDVSLLEATVAAMGWVVSNHLNAGVEPAPMGNENFTAAPSGTFRTATGPLNIAANEQKQFQTLCDLVGRPGLATDPRFARRDTRKANRAALNEALNEALGAKAAEDWERELNAAGVPAGCVLTVPQILSQPQLLERRFVEALPPSSGDGQPLRITRPGFLLDEDFPAPPLPPELGADTERWLTQLGYSAEAIAQLVANGAVAGKTVGRSTEETR comes from the coding sequence ATGTCCTTGCCGCTCACCGGCATCCGCGTCCTCGACCTGTCGAATGTGCTGGCGGGTCCGTTCTGCGGCTACCACCTCTCGCGCCTCGGCGCCGAGGTGATCAAGATCGAGAATCCTGCTGGCGGCGATCTGGCGCGACGCTTGGGCGCCGATCCGAAGCGAGCGGAGCGGCTTCAGGGCCTGTCCTTCGTCGCCGTCAACGCCGGCAAGCAGTCGGTCGCGCTCGATCTGAAGTCGGAGGCGGGCAGGGAGGTGTTTCTGCGCTTCGTCGCCGAAGCGGATGTCCTTCTGGAGAATTTCCGGCCGAAGGTGATGGAGCGGCTCGGCCTCGGTTACGAGGTGCTGAGCCGGCAGAATCCGCGTCTGGTCTATTGCGCGATCTCGGGCTTCGGCCAGAGCGGGCCATGGGCGAAGCGGCCGGCTTACGACCAGATCGTGCAGGGCCTGTCGGGCGCCATGAGCGTGACGGGCGATGCGCAGTCCGCGCCCTTGCGCACGGGATTTCCGATCTCAGACACCATCGCCGGATTGACTGCGGCATTTGCCATCAGTTCCGCGCTGGTCGATCAGCGCCAGACCGGCCGCGGCCGCTTCATCGACGTCTCGCTGCTGGAGGCGACCGTCGCCGCGATGGGCTGGGTGGTTTCAAACCACCTCAACGCGGGCGTCGAGCCGGCGCCGATGGGCAACGAGAATTTCACGGCAGCACCTTCCGGCACATTCAGGACCGCGACCGGGCCGCTCAACATCGCGGCCAACGAGCAGAAGCAGTTCCAGACGCTGTGCGATCTGGTCGGCCGGCCCGGGCTCGCGACCGATCCACGCTTCGCCAGACGCGACACGCGCAAGGCCAATCGGGCGGCGCTGAACGAGGCACTGAACGAGGCACTCGGTGCGAAGGCAGCGGAGGATTGGGAGCGCGAGCTGAACGCCGCCGGCGTGCCCGCGGGCTGCGTGCTGACGGTGCCGCAGATCCTGAGCCAGCCACAACTGCTCGAGCGTCGCTTCGTGGAAGCATTGCCGCCGTCGTCCGGCGACGGTCAGCCGCTGCGGATCACAAGGCCGGGTTTCCTGCTCGATGAGGATTTTCCAGCTCCGCCATTGCCGCCGGAGCTTGGTGCCGACACCGAACGCTGGCTGACGCAACTCGGCTATTCCGCGGAAGCCATCGCGCAACTCGTGGCGAACGGAGCGGTCGCAGGCAAGACGGTCGGGCGAAGCACTGAGGAGACACGATGA
- a CDS encoding DUF805 domain-containing protein yields MDILRFLFSFRGRVGRFDYVLRFLIPLAVVHTAAIALVPPLQFGVVFGALVLLSLWPSWAVGAKRCHDRGRSGWFQLIVLIPIVGPLRLMIELVFLPGVKGQTAV; encoded by the coding sequence GTGGATATCTTGCGTTTCTTGTTCTCATTCCGGGGACGTGTCGGCCGGTTCGACTATGTGCTTCGCTTCCTGATCCCGCTGGCTGTCGTTCATACCGCGGCAATTGCTCTTGTCCCGCCGCTTCAGTTTGGCGTCGTATTTGGCGCCCTCGTGCTGCTCTCACTCTGGCCGAGCTGGGCTGTCGGCGCCAAACGTTGTCACGACAGGGGACGATCAGGCTGGTTTCAGCTGATCGTGCTCATTCCAATCGTGGGACCGCTGCGGCTGATGATTGAGCTGGTTTTCCTGCCGGGCGTGAAGGGACAAACGGCCGTGTAG
- a CDS encoding SMP-30/gluconolactonase/LRE family protein: MMYLDTPPRRLETRLFSAMPAEFRRPGVRSDWADANRGGHPVDSFIEGPAFDAAGNLYVVDIPFGRIFRIAPDGTWSLIAEYQGWPNGLKIAPDGRILVADYVNGIMELDPERGTIRPLLAHRNSESFKGCNDLHIASNGDVYFTDQGQTGLHDPSGRVFRLRTDSRLDCLIANGPSPNGLVLSPDEAVLFVAMTRDNSVWRVPLMRDGGVAKVGRFASFFGTSGPDGLTMDRSGRLFVAHASLGHVFVLAPNGGCIARIKSCAGPTCTNVALDRTGETLMITESSSGSVLAAALDL; encoded by the coding sequence ATGATGTATCTCGACACGCCACCGCGGCGGCTCGAGACCCGCCTTTTCTCGGCAATGCCGGCGGAATTTCGCCGCCCCGGCGTTCGCTCGGACTGGGCCGATGCCAACCGCGGCGGTCATCCCGTCGACAGTTTCATCGAAGGGCCGGCGTTCGACGCCGCCGGCAATCTCTACGTCGTCGACATTCCGTTCGGCCGCATCTTTCGGATCGCGCCCGACGGGACATGGTCGCTGATCGCCGAATATCAGGGCTGGCCGAACGGCCTGAAGATCGCGCCGGATGGCCGCATTCTCGTCGCCGACTACGTGAACGGCATCATGGAGCTCGATCCCGAACGCGGCACCATCAGGCCGCTGCTGGCGCATCGCAACTCGGAGTCCTTCAAAGGCTGCAACGACCTGCACATCGCCTCGAATGGCGACGTCTATTTCACCGATCAGGGCCAGACCGGGCTGCACGATCCGAGCGGTCGTGTCTTTCGGCTGCGCACGGACAGTCGTCTCGATTGCCTGATCGCCAACGGACCGAGCCCGAACGGCCTCGTGCTGAGCCCGGATGAAGCGGTGCTGTTTGTCGCGATGACGCGCGACAACAGCGTCTGGCGGGTGCCGCTGATGCGTGACGGGGGCGTTGCGAAGGTCGGCCGCTTCGCCTCGTTCTTCGGCACCAGCGGGCCGGATGGGCTCACGATGGATCGTTCGGGGCGCCTGTTCGTCGCCCATGCGTCGCTCGGCCACGTCTTTGTGCTGGCGCCGAACGGGGGGTGCATCGCGCGGATCAAATCGTGCGCCGGTCCGACCTGCACCAACGTCGCGTTGGATCGGACGGGCGAGACCCTGATGATCACGGAATCATCGAGTGGCTCGGTCCTGGCAGCCGCGCTAGATCTTTGA
- a CDS encoding M23 family metallopeptidase has translation MLPLHIRKPGWLVAALLLAVFATIPHAVRADFNFARYKETDLDEFLARRRPATGRDVYPMTPLKLDVTLASHGGPCASADFKRAMITSGMPKQDSDGLQVTNCITVRSAQGRELKVFIQDVVYGFLPDEVAVGDKLSLYAIHIYTSPEGPGLLVNEFLTPKSQPRADKPPPNKAMTSCGCWTQDEHPGVDFTSDKPGGPVAAMADGVVVKIETSEQAPSDLPIIGGCGRYVVLKHTYPNGGIIYTRYVQLGRIVGPKGQALAVGTTVKAGDAIGEVGPSKVLHFELRPVGPGNVRKDKAWTERYVDMPDMEWSRYNPVDPQKFDAASFGGVRKATK, from the coding sequence ATGTTGCCACTGCATATTCGCAAGCCGGGATGGCTTGTCGCCGCTCTGCTGCTTGCCGTTTTCGCAACAATTCCGCACGCGGTGCGCGCTGACTTCAACTTTGCCCGCTACAAGGAAACAGATCTCGACGAATTCCTGGCGCGCCGGCGGCCGGCCACCGGGCGGGACGTCTATCCTATGACGCCGCTGAAGCTCGACGTCACGCTGGCCTCTCATGGCGGGCCGTGCGCCAGCGCGGATTTCAAGCGGGCCATGATCACGAGCGGCATGCCCAAGCAGGACTCGGACGGATTGCAGGTCACCAACTGCATCACGGTGCGCTCGGCCCAGGGACGCGAGCTCAAGGTGTTCATCCAGGATGTTGTCTATGGCTTTCTTCCCGACGAGGTGGCCGTCGGAGATAAGCTGTCGCTCTATGCGATCCACATCTACACGTCACCCGAGGGGCCGGGCCTTCTGGTCAACGAATTCCTGACCCCGAAAAGCCAACCGCGTGCTGATAAGCCGCCGCCGAACAAGGCAATGACGTCCTGCGGATGCTGGACCCAGGACGAGCATCCTGGCGTCGATTTCACCTCGGACAAGCCGGGCGGTCCGGTGGCCGCGATGGCGGACGGCGTCGTCGTCAAGATCGAGACCAGCGAGCAGGCACCAAGCGATCTGCCGATCATCGGCGGCTGTGGCCGCTATGTCGTGCTCAAGCACACCTATCCCAATGGCGGCATCATCTATACGCGCTATGTCCAGCTCGGTCGCATCGTCGGGCCGAAGGGCCAGGCGCTCGCGGTGGGGACGACCGTCAAGGCCGGGGACGCGATCGGCGAGGTCGGCCCCAGCAAGGTGCTGCATTTCGAGCTCCGCCCCGTCGGCCCCGGCAACGTCAGAAAGGACAAGGCGTGGACCGAGCGCTACGTCGACATGCCGGACATGGAATGGTCGCGCTACAATCCGGTCGACCCGCAGAAGTTCGATGCAGCCTCGTTCGGAGGGGTGAGGAAGGCGACGAAGTAG